The segment GGGACCCGACGCGCAACTACCACCCCTGGCTATGCGATGAGTCGATGATCCCCTTCCGCTACGGCAACTATGCCGCGATTCGTCGTCCCTACCTTCCCGCCGAGCACCTCCGGGCGGCGGGAGAGGCGCATCGCGTGATGGGCTGCGTCTACATGGAAGCGGAATGGGCGCGAGGCGATGCGCTCAAGGAAGTGCGCTGGGTCGAGGAAACCGCCCGCGAGACCGGCTGGCCCGATGCCATGATCGCTCAGGCCTGGCTGGATCAGGACGACATCGCCGAGCAACTCGATGCACTTTGCCGGTCTGCCATGGTCAAGGGCGTGCGTCACAAACCTGCGGCTCTCGAGCGCCACGATCCGTCCTTGGCTACCCATGCCACACCTGGCTCACTGCGCTGCCCGCGTTATCAGTACGGCGTCAGTGAAGTCGCCCGTCGCGGCCGGATCTTCGAGCTGCAGGTGCCCTGGTGGCACCTCGAGGAACTGCTGCCGCTGCTGGAGCGCCATCCAGCGATGACGGTGGTGATCAATCACGCCGGCGTGCCCGGAGATCGTCATCCCGACACTCTGTGCGAATGGTCGCGTGCCCTCGCCATGGTCGCCGCCTGGCCGCAGGTGATGATCAAGTTCTCGGGTCTCGGCATCGCGGACCAGCCCTGGCGACTGGAAGACAACCGTGAGGTCTTTGCCATCGTGCTGCGCCATTTCGGGGTTCACCGCGTGATGTTCGCCAGCAACTTCCCGGTCGATGGGCTGGTGACCTCACTCGATACGCTGTTGCAGGCCTTCAAGGACCTCAGCCGCTCGCTGAGCCCTGAGCAGCGACTCAAGCTCTTTTGCGACAACGCCGTGCGCTGCTACTCGCTTGAGGCAACTCGCTAGAAACACCGTCTGGAAAAACACATCTCGAGAAAGACGGGCTGGAAAACGACTGCACGAGAAAAGATCGGCCGAAATACGCCACTAGAACAATAAACAATGAGGAATTCGCCATGCTCT is part of the Cobetia sp. L2A1 genome and harbors:
- a CDS encoding amidohydrolase family protein; this translates as MLSDSLKPSAMPASLAELGKQRERYLATQQDDDLPIIDAHMHVWDPTRNYHPWLCDESMIPFRYGNYAAIRRPYLPAEHLRAAGEAHRVMGCVYMEAEWARGDALKEVRWVEETARETGWPDAMIAQAWLDQDDIAEQLDALCRSAMVKGVRHKPAALERHDPSLATHATPGSLRCPRYQYGVSEVARRGRIFELQVPWWHLEELLPLLERHPAMTVVINHAGVPGDRHPDTLCEWSRALAMVAAWPQVMIKFSGLGIADQPWRLEDNREVFAIVLRHFGVHRVMFASNFPVDGLVTSLDTLLQAFKDLSRSLSPEQRLKLFCDNAVRCYSLEATR